The Anguilla anguilla isolate fAngAng1 chromosome 2, fAngAng1.pri, whole genome shotgun sequence genome contains the following window.
TTTATCAGAATATTCTTTGTGCTTCCACAGCAGCATTTACATTATCGCTCCAGCTCCGCTTCCAAGATTTCACCCCAAGTTTCTGCATCCAGCGGGTACATGCTCATGTTCGGTATTTCTTCTGCAGAGCGAATGACGCTAAACCTGCCGCTTAGCCACGCCCTCTTCACGTAACCTTTCCGATAATTACGCACTAGGGTTACCTGAGgagaaaaagtaataaataaataaataaataacaataaggcATGTTATAACttgtatttctgtttatatttgtgcACGGTTATTACAGTGTTTTcttttagattattttttatttttatttctataggCCTACAATTTCCGACTTAAAATCCAAGGTAGTATTGCGGTCTACTGACAGATCTAGCGCCATCTAGTGCCCACTACCAGGAACACTACAGACACAATAATATCATCTTTTgtattaaataataacaataaaaaataaaataaaaacgaatgATGTTTGATTTTTGAACGCAAAGTTACTAGTTCCAGTgtagtatattttttatttaaattttcgAGCACTCTTTTTCATGGTAGGTTTCGTTTCCTTTAATTACAGTTACCATAATATAACTTTGCCAGAATTgccagaagcacacacacaaaaaaacccaaaaacaaaacaaaaacaagactaCTGTACAGCAAAGCCATTTCACGTTTATATGTAGCATAACCCGATCTTCTCATGGCCCACCTTCCAAGAGAAGCCGTCTCCGCGGTCACTGTCAATCTCTTTCTGACAGACAGCTCGCACGGTCAGGCAGTGATTCCTCCACAGATAATCGTTTTTTTCGATAATGTCGTTCCACAATTTGCAGGTGACTGTAGCGCTGCAAAGGCTCTGGATGTCCAGTTGGCTAAAAATGTTCACACTCATTTCCATCGGCAGCGTCTCGGCAAAGTTGTGACCAGATGCTTCTTTACCGGCTATCACGGTGGAGCTTCCTTCAAAGAAATAATTTGCGTTCGGGTTCCTTTTGGAGACATGCTGCATAGCTCGGCGACCCCGACACGTTGATCCCTTCTGCCAAGTAAAAGATAAAACCAAGTCAGGAAATGGCATACCGATTTACACAGGTCCACGTCTTATGATGCATAAAAATCATGTTCCTATTTGAAGTTGCGGTATGTATCGATTcgtcaaaaacaacaacaaaacaaaagccacaATTCGTCACGAAATGACAATTCGACACGTCACTACTCCTGCTACCTTAAAAGCTAGTCGACTGTGCTCAAGTAACGTTACTTAGCTACAGATTTTACGAACTGTAAGCAAACAGAATGAAGGTTTGTTAGTCAACGCATTTAGCTATCGACATATTAAAGCTATAGCAGGCTACAGTAGCTGAGTGGCTTACTCAGCTGCTGCCAGCCAAAATAAGTATTGGTGCGCCCTTAAATTAGCTAGACTagactgtttctgtttcagtatCTTTCTTGAAAACTGTACTTCACGCTGTATTTCTTTACGTAGTTGGCAATATGGTTATGACACTTCCACCTGGCTTTGTGCCTACACTTACATGTAGCTTATACAAAGTAAGAAAATCGCTACCTCGGTTCCAAGTGGACTCGCCTGACAGCGGAGGATTTAAATGTCTCAATTCAAAGTTGTTTGTTGACAATGACGTAAAGACGTGTGACGTAATACGCATAACCGTCCGGCGCATGTGCAGTGTCCTTAAACTCATTGGTCCGTGGATGTGCAATTTAGCACTGAGCCTTGATcgtatttttatacggtctgtGGCCTTGATGAACTTCGGGGTTTCTTGGCTTACTTTCCTTAGTTATGGTTCAGTTATATATAATcagagaaaatacaaataattataatgtgCATTCAAAATACTgttcaacacccccccccccacgcaagGCTGAGCTAAATATCACACCCATAATGACACCACGGCGCATGCGTCTGGCATCGTTTACCCGGAAGGTTGAAAATTCAAGTTATCCTTTGATTATTCACGGAAAATCCACTGATTGATATTTCAATTGCACTGCATAACAGTTTAAGCGAAGAACAACATTTTGTCATCATATGCATATAGTTTGATCCTCTTTAAACGCATGTACTTTGTTAAATAGAATAGTTTAGAATCTTGCAACGTGACTTCCTTGCTACAGGATTTCTTGCTACCAACTCATATTATTAAGCAACACTAAAGGTAATTAATTGATTCgaataatcataaaaaataacgaGGTATCCGTTTACAGCTTGCTTATTCATTTTCAACTATTTCACCATGCAGCTAGCAGCTTCTGTATCCAGTTTCTGACTTGCTAGCTATTCACTGAAAACGTCTTGTATTTAGctgtaatttttaaagaaatgttatGCATACCTTAACTACTTTGTAAAACGTTTTTGAGTTTAAGCTAATTTGCGAACTCCAGAGACTTCGCTAACGTCTAACTTGCACTGTGCACTTATTGCGAGTGTGTATAGGGTGCTGTATAACTACATAACGTTAACTTACCAAAAGTTAGACAATGATTCTTTGCTAGCTAGCATTGGCCACTTAAAGTTAGATATCATTACACAATACAATCCTCCGTCTGATGTAGCTGATTCATAGTATCCGGTCCAAGTATTAGCTAGCGGTATTCTAACGTAAATCTCCACGAACATACTGGCATGTCCAGTTTTGAGCTGGAGCCTGTGGACGGTGGTGCTTCGATACCACTGCCTGAGGGAGAAACTCAAATTGGAAGAGGTCCATTTCTCGGGGTGAGTATAGCTACCTGGATGGTGACAACAAGAGTCGCCTATTTCAAGTCACCCACCCCCTAATTTCGTATTAAAGGTTGAAAGACTAATTGTGACGCAAAAGTGTAATGACGTTGGATTATGCAACATGTCTGGGGTCGCCGATGCGCTGTATTTACACCGGATTTAGTTCCTGTAAAACACAACCAATATTGCACAGCAGCACATATTGTTTACACATAAATTATCTTGAATCTCCAGATAGGAGACAGCAActgcccagccctgctgtaCTTTAAATCAGCACAGGTAATTGACATAATTCcagtataatatatattaaatccTATAACGCTCGCATGTCTTGATATTcgttccagtgtgtgtgtgtgtgcgcgtgtgtgtatgtgtgaaagtaTGTAAACTCAAGTTATGTTTACTAATTCTCCCCAGATTTGTTACTGGTGTGAATAACTCTGAACAATAAAGTGAGTaaaattctgatttttttcagcTATTGGTGTGAAATCTGCTTGATAAAATAGCAGAGGAATTATAGGCAGTAATCAGAGTGAATACTGAGCTGCCAGGAATTTAGCTGGCCAGACAGATTGTAGTCAGCAGCCACAGGTCATCATTTAGTTTTCTGCAAATGTATTTTGCTTGCAATATATGGTCAGAAAACCTATGGGACTGTCCCACAATTGAAAGTGATTTTTCCCAACTGGACAGTATGTTCCTCTGTTTATCTCCCATTACATATTCCACCCAACCATGTTGCTTCCTGGGGGGCATCACCCAGGTCTGAAGGCCTAATGAAAGCACGCACGTgtgttttattcctttttttgtagCAGTGTTGAACCTCCAGGTGTCACTCTAACATAAATCCCACAGACCTGATACTTTGGTAATTCTTTTAAGTTTTAACTTTCCCTCCAGAGTCACAGAAATTTAAGAACATTTTGTGAGCAACAGTTTGCCACAAATGAAGGGCGATTCATTAAGTGTTTATTTTGGTGAATCAGTAACGCTTGTACTGAAATGTGTGAGTCtaatattctttctttttttgtataaaaataGTGACTGCGTTTGTTTGTAATGGTGGACGGCGAGGGGGTAGACCGGAGGAATAGCTCAAGCTAGggtgtctctttctttctctctccctctctctccctccctctctctgtctctctccctctctctgtttgtctgtcggtctgtctgtctctctctgtcactctcaatctgtctatctctctgttAAGCAGAGACCTTTTCCtttgaatgtattttcttgttttttagtttttttttccctcccatgGAATGCACTTGTGGGTCACGTCCGAGCTCCAGCCAAACAGTAGCTGTAACAGCAGCTTCTCTGCTGCTGGTTTCAAACCATGGCCCTCGCTGGGGCTTCTCCTCATAGCAAGCGATACCTCTGTGAGCTAAAGTGAGCTGAAGACTAGGGATCCCAAGCCCAGGGAGGTAGTCCTTCCCCTACAGCTTCTTCTGGGGTGATGTCATATTCTGCGGCGCTGTCTCCGATCTCTGAGATTTGCTATACTGGCATGGCGTCCACCATTAGTCTGGGTATTACTGTTTACAGCACTTTCTCCATCGAGAGACTAGAGGAGGAGTGGTGTCAGGAACACCGCACTCGATGCGCGAACCACACATTTTAACCTTCCATTTGATCTTTTTTAAGTCCGTAATGTGCCTGGGCATCCAGGTCCCGCACCATCCTCTGTGGGAATATTAATGGCATTATAATTAGAAGGGAGAGCTCACAGCCCTCCGGATTTCTCTTCCGCGACCTGACAGTTTAATGCCAGGGGAAGAAgggaactctttttttttatttggggggaTCTATGATGACAGGCCGTCTCAGTTCGGTGGTATCCCAGCTGACAGCTCCCAGGCTGtgggttacccccccccccccccccatcgcttCCGAATCCCTCCTACACTCAGCGGAGGAGGTTGTGAGGTTCGATGTCACCCGGAGGTTTATGTGCAGCCATGCAGGGTGATCAAAACCGCACCCGGGCCAAGATCGAGACACCGCGCGCACTTAAAATTAACGACCGCAGACCGCTGAGCTTCTCTCTAAAGGCAGCCCAGGGGCGGGTCACTGAAGCATTTCTGAGGTACATTAAATGATGGGGAAAAGAAAGTGTACAAAGATGCTCTACTTGAGGGTGACATCACTTCAGAAAAGGGGAAGAGTGTTTGTTTGACACTGCTAAGAGCCAGGAGAGGGAAGAAAGGTTCAGCCTCTGGGGATTTAAATCTGGCCCACCTGCACTCGTTAAGCACATACGGTCCTCTGTGTTAGACCAGCTTCTTTTAAATAACACTTTAATAGTTTATTTTCCATAtacataaaattatataaaggtTTCTTTTGCAAAAAAGGACCTACCTATTTGTTTGGCTGATATAGTTGTGGTGGTAGAGGTGGCATGAGGTAGAGTAGTTAGCTTcagtttgacatgagaagggtacaggctGGTATGGCTGCtttgcttcagcagtttgatATGAGAAGGGTatagggtggtatggctgctggctttTTGGAGTGTTCAGAATGCTTTTCAGAATCGGctttctgaaataatttatatGCAAGGTAGGGAGCGGAGGCGTGAgtctaaaaaaatataaaataaacatgctgtctgaactgaaataaaaaggtGCGCCTTATAGTCCCAAGTGTAGAAGTAgctttttatgaaaacaaatcaaaacaaaaagtgaTGCTAGTGTTGCCTGCCGATGACTGACATGTGCTTGCGATACTGTTCTTTTCTCTGCATGTGGTTGGCAACGCGGCTCCAGCCTTTTCTGGTATTTTGTGTGAAATAGCATTACATTTTAGACACCAAACTCCCTCCTACATGGTAACGTGGTTTGTTGGAAATTCTCAGGGTTCTCTAGTGTGCTTTAGAAATGTACTGGCAActaaagcagtggttcccaaactcggtcctgggtgACCCCGTGTACACTGgtttttcgttccaaccacagttgcaatcccagaattttaaaaagttgttaatttttcttgcttacgtgcttttcatgtttagagggattatttaccatCCTAAACTACTTCAGAAATCGCTATAAGattttaacagcttgttaaaattgtgACATTGCAATTGTGGTTTGAACAAAACCCAACATACAAAGTGGTCCCCCAGGGCTGAGTTTGGCAATCACTGATTTAAACGGTTTTGTATACATGTATGTCCTCGAGCAAGCTCTTTTGGCAGCATGCTAGATCGATGTTTGGGTTTGAGAAGACTCATAAAACCAGCAGCGAATGTGACTGTATTCCGTCTAATCTCTTGTGCAGTTGGGAGAAGCTGGTACCCATGGTAACCCTTTATCTCCGCGCTGACGGTTTTATCAGCATTCCGAGCAGAGGCGTGGTGGTGTTCAATAAACCGGTGGTATGGAATTCTGTCTCAGCGTGATGGTTCTTCAAACACCGAGATTTGCCGGTGCTCTGCCGGGACCCTGCAAAGCTACCCTCGTGGTTTAAAATGGATACGGGCGGATGTGGAGGTAGCTTCGAGCCTCAGACGGAATGCCGAAAAGaacgcaataaaaaaaaacaaaaaaaactttgcgAGTTATGATACGTGTTGTAATTGAGGCCTGCTCGTTTTTGTCTCTGCCGTTGCGAATGTGGATTGGCAGACTGCGTTCGGTGAAAGATTGACTGGGAGACCAGATTCCCTGCTGCCAGTGGGACAGAAGCTGGTGAGGCTCAGATGTGCGTTAGACAAAACATTTCCCACTACTGTTACGGGACAGTTTGTTTGAATTGGGCTGCCTCAGAAAGCCTGCCATGGACTCACTGTTAAAAAGTGACTTGCTTTTGAAAGTACACCCCTCTACAGTTACGGGACAGTTTGTTTGAATTGGACTACCTCCGAAAGAATGCCGTAGTCTCCATGATAAAAGTGACTCTCCGTAAAAAGTACACTCCTGAACTTCAAAAGTATGGTTTCTGGAGAGGCTGTTAAAGCTACCAATGGTGTTGCTTACATTTGCTTTGCTTCCCTTTGCTAAGTGTTGAAACAGCCTTGAAAAGCCAATTTGTTCCGACATAACTTAAATTGCCCATGGTTCATATCTTACTTTACTTTCACATGACTGAGAAAAGTGTGAACTAGggtgattgtatatttatttatttgtttcccaAATGTTGCAAAAACTCAAAACTGAGTACATACAaaccacatttaaaaagaattctttcatttatttaatgaaaaatagagtgaagtagtcaccacatagtttctacaagcacgccatgatcaaaggaaattccagaagttGTTTTTGCTctcttggagaaattttggcaggccggcCACTTCTGGTGAAGACTGACCACTGTTCCaggtgttctccatttggatcTCACTGAGGTTCGGTGGAGTCACAaggccttagaaatggctttgtaaccctttccagactgatatatttcaaaaaagggaaagaacaatttcaacaactttttatGTCTGGTGTAAGAAGATGATACTAACTGTccaacatggtggtggtagtgtgatggtgtggggatgctttgctgcctaaGGACTTGGACGACTTggcattattgaaggaaccatgaattctgccctgtgccagaaaattcttaaggagaatgtccggtcatctgtccgtgagctgaCGTGAAGCATTTTGGGTTATTCGACACAcgaaagcaagtccacatctgaatggcttaaaagaaacaaaattaaagttttggagtggtctagtcaaagtcctgacttccCTCCAATAGAGATGATGTGGCATGACCTGAAACTTACAGGTCAtgctaaaaaaaaccccaccaatttgtctgaaataAATTGGTTATGCAAAGAGTGGGCAAACATTtctccacagcgatgtgaatgtgacatcaaattataggaagcatttggttgcagttgttgttgctAAAGgatggtgcaaccagttattacatttaagggggaaattacttttccacattggtgatatgggtgtttgataactgttttcatttagaaatgtaataataattttaaaaatgtgttctgtgtttactcaGGATCCCTTTGTCCAATATTACaatttgtctaaagatctgaaaccattcagtgtggcaAATATGCATGTAATAGAGGAAATAAGGAAGGTGGCAAATGTTATTTCACGACACTGtatgctaagtgattgtaatatCTTTAGGCTGCTTGTTAGTGGTGGGGGGTTGATTTGGTTTGATGAGGGCTAGCAGCGTTGTCCTGTTTGGCCCTAAGAGTGTACACTGCTTGTGCAGGACCTAATCTTGCCATGCCCTGGGCTCTGTTTCAGGTCAGTGATAAAAGGGTGTCCAGACATCATGGCCTGCTGGCGATCGTGGACGGTCAGCTGCGAATCAAACCTGTAAGTGGCCCTtgattggcttgttttttttattttcaaatgtcttATTATCTCTGTTTTTAATCCTTTTAAATTTACCTCATTGGTTGGGCTCTTATTCCCGAATTCTCACTCCAGGTGAGGATACCAGTGCACATACAACCAGATCTGAGAATTTATACGTGTTCGGGATTTTCATTCGCACTGTTTCAGACTTAGATTTTAGCAATTAATTCTTCTGTCAGATAGATAAACCTTGCTCTGTATCTGTTTATAGAACTTTTTGTGACTTTTTGTTAGTCAAGCGTTTTGAATTGGTTTCCCCGCCACCTTTGGAAACTTAAATCGCCTTGTGTGGAAAGATTCGTTTTAAGCattttgatttcaaataaaGTAGTGCCAATCTTTTTGAAACTTATGAGACTAGTGCACAATCCTCAATCCTAAATCTTTGTCAACTTTTAACTGGCGTTCTAATTTATGAATTTCCAAACCTATAGGCTATGTGGCATTCAGAACGGTGGTGAACCGGATTGGTCTGAAAAGCTGTCACTgggtttttactttcttttgtctttgttattttcgtttgttttttttgtttattgtttttgctctgAGCCCGTGAGGGGGATGGGTGGAGgcgtctgtttgtttgttctcccgttggtgtgggtgcgctctctctctctctctctctctctctttctctttctctctctctatctctatctcacACCCgaaactgccgcatctccctcccaggggcgTCGCACTGGCGCGTGACACTGTGCTATTACCCTTTTCCACGGTCCCGGGACGTGCGGCTCAACGCTGTGGCTCAGGAACATTTATCATCGCGGCAAAGACCGAAGTCACCAATTATCTCGGGCCTCGCTGCGGAATAAATTCTGTCTGCTAACACTGCAGAAATACAACTGGACTGGCCAGCCGAACTGCAGACGAAATAAATCTGCATCCGGGTAGAAAGGTTCCCGTTCGGTATGCTAATGGGTTTTGGAACGCGCAAAAAGGCCGTTCGGCGTCTGCGCGCTCGCCGATAAAACCGATGACTGAATGATTCTGCGTTGTAATGACGCGCTGAGCTCCTGGCAACTGCGCAGAACGACTGTGAGATCCAGATATCGCCCGCACAGGGGTGACTTGGCCTCGGCATAACTGAAATTAATAAACGCTTTCTGTCTTCAGCTTGGCGAGGTCCAAAGCCTGTTCACATTCGGTGGACATTCGGTGTTTTACATGCTAAGTATTATTGCTACTTGTATTCAGCTTCATAttaatgcttttaaataataattaagcCGGCAAATTAGTTGGTAGTATGAGGCGTATATAATTCag
Protein-coding sequences here:
- the LOC118220898 gene encoding F-box only protein 48; translated protein: MQHVSKRNPNANYFFEGSSTVIAGKEASGHNFAETLPMEMSVNIFSQLDIQSLCSATVTCKLWNDIIEKNDYLWRNHCLTVRAVCQKEIDSDRGDGFSWKVTLVRNYRKGYVKRAWLSGRFSVIRSAEEIPNMSMYPLDAETWGEILEAELER